One genomic window of Medicago truncatula cultivar Jemalong A17 chromosome 1, MtrunA17r5.0-ANR, whole genome shotgun sequence includes the following:
- the LOC11434131 gene encoding SRSF protein kinase 3 isoform X2 — protein MVFEYLGDNLLTLIKYSDYRGMPINMVKEICFHILVGLDYLHKQLSIIHTDLKPENILLLSTIDPSKDPRKSGAPLILPNSKDKTMLESTAARDTKTSNGDFIKNHKKNIKRKAKQAAHGCAEKEASEGVDGNHETSGAVESSPNASSAREQASSSAGTSRLSDADGMKLKEQGNRRGSRTVRQKLLASADVKCKLVDFGNACWTYKQFTNDIQTRQYRCPEVILGSKYSTSADLWSFACICFELATGDVLFDPHSGDNFDRDEDHLALMMELLGMMPRKIALGGRYSRDFFNRYGDLRHIRRLRFWPLNKVLMEKYDFSEKDASDMSDFLVSILDFVPEKRPTAGQCLLHPWMNAGPRLLEPSVPSSNHNPGAETANSDQKNKDKDEREAMEAGIGNIAINSDSKPLMHSPSKKVFQGSRK, from the exons ATGGTTTTTGAGTACCTAGGGGATAACCTCTTAACTCTTATTAAGTATAGTGATTATCGCGGAATGCCTATCAATATGGTTAAAGAGATATGCTTTCATATTTTGGTTGGATTGGATTACTTACATAAGCAGCTTTCTATCATACATACCGACTTAAAACCCGAAAATATCCTTCTCTTATCAACAATTGACCCGTCTAAGGATCCTAGAAAATCTGGTGCTCCTCTCATTCTTCCTAATAGTAAAGACAAGACTATGCTGGAGTCAACGGCTGCAAGAGACACAAAAACATCAAATGGAGATTTTATTAAGaatcataagaaaaatattaagagaaaaGCCAAGCAAGCAGCTCATGGATGTGCTGAGAAGGAGGCATCTGAAGGAGTTGATGGTAATCATGAAACCTCTGGTGCTGTAGAATCATCTCCGAATGCAAGTTCTGCAAGAGAACAAGCTTCTAGTTCTGCTGGCACTAGTAGGTTATCGGATGCGGATGGAATGAAGTTAAAAGAGCAGGGCAACAGAAGAGGAAGCCGCACAGTGAGACAGAAACTGCTTGCCTCAGCTGATGTCAAGTGCAAGTTAGTTGACTTTGGTAACGCTTGCTGGACATATAAACAGTTTACAAATGATATTCAGACAAGACAGTATCGGTGCCCAGAGGTTATCCTTGGATCAAAATATTCTACATCTGCAGATCTTTGGTCATTTGCTTGCATATGTTTTGAGCTTGCAACTGGAGACGTATTATTTGATCCTCATAGCGGGGACAACTTTGACAGGGACgag GACCACTTAGCATTAATGATGGAACTTCTTGGAATGATGCCGCGTAAG ATCGCACTAGGGGGGCGTTATTCCCGGGATTTCTTCAATAGATATGGCGATTTGAGACATATCCGTCGGTTGCGATTCTGGCCCTTAAATAAAGTGCTTATGGAGAAGTACGATTTTAGTGAGAAAGATGCAAGTGACATGAGTGACTTCTTGGTTTCTATCCTTGACTTTGTTCCTGAGAAAAGACCTACAGCCGGTCAATGCCTGCTACATCCGTGGATGAATGCAGGTCCCCGTCTTTTGGAGCCATCAGTGCCTTCTTCTAATCACAACCCTGGTGCTGAAACTGCTAACTCTGACCAGAAGAACAAGGACAAAGATGAGAGGGAGGCCATGGAGGCTGGAATTGGAAACATTGCTATCAATTCAGATTCTAAACCACTCATGCATTCTCCATCAAAGAAAGTATTCCAAGGAAGCCGCAAGTAG
- the LOC11429547 gene encoding sulfite exporter TauE/SafE family protein 4: MTMSTRNFIVYLVSCSCLAILSALFLIHNNQKPSFSLLSSSSNSNRYGSGTDRIWPELEPSWKLVLATVIGFFGSACGTVGGVGGGGIFVPMLNLLLGFDTKSAAALSKCMIMGASASSVWYNLRVAHPTKQVPILDYDLALLFQPMLMLGITVGVTLSVVFPFWLITVLIIILFIGTSLRSFFKGIEMWRVETLLKKETAEQAALVNSNGEFKAVLVDTKFEPLIPKEQKSTMQILCFNLRWKRILVLLSIWFSFLLIQIIKTHVEDCSVWYWVLFGLQFPIAFLVFGFEAVKLYKDHRMRMGTGSLEYICEASIEWSATSLAFCAMSGIVGGIVGGLLGSGGGFILGPLLLEIGVIPQVASATATFVMMFSSSLSVFEFYILKRFPMPYALYLITVSVLAGFWGQFFVRKLVAFLGRASVIVFILSGVIFASALTMGIVGTEKSIEMIHNHEFMGFLGFCST, translated from the exons ATGACAATGTCCACAAGAAACTTCATAGTTTATCTAGTATCATGTTCCTGTCTTGCTATTCTCTCTGCGTTATTTCTCATCCATAATAACCAAAAACCATCTTTCTCCttgttatcatcatcatcaaactcTAACCGTTATGGTTCTGGAACAGATAGAATTTGGCCT GAATTGGAACCTAGTTGGAAACTTGTTTTGGCCACAGTTATTGGTTTTTTTGGATCAGCATGTGGAACCGTTGGtggtgttggtggtggtggcATTTTTGTTCCTATGCTTAATCTTCTTCTTGGTTTTGATACCAAATCTGCTGCTGCTCTTTcaaaat GTATGATAATGGGGGCATCAGCATCATCAGTTTGGTATAATTTGAGAGTGGCTCATCCAACAAAACAAGTGCCAATATTAGACTATGATTTGGCTCTTTTGTTTCAGCCAATGCTTATGCTTGGGATTACTGTTGGTGTTACTCTCAGTGTTGTTTTCCCTTTTTGGCTTATCACTGTCCTCATTATCATTCTCTTCATAG GAACTTCTTTAAGGTCATTCTTCAAAGGAATTGAAATGTGGAGGGTAGAGACTCTTCTCAAG AAAGAAACTGCTGAGCAAGCTGCTTTGGTTAATTCTAATGGAGAATTTAAAGCAG TTCTAGTTGACACGAAGTTTGAGCCATTGATCCCTAAAGAACAGAAGTCAACTATG CAAATTCTCTGTTTCAACCTTAGATGGAAGAGGATTCTGGTGCTTTTGTCTATTTGGTTTTCTTTCCTCCTAATTCAAATCATTAAG ACTCATGTAGAGGACTGCAGTGTATGGTATTGGGTGCTCTTCGGCTTGCAG TTTCCAATTGCATTTTTGGTGTTTGGCTTTGAAGCAGTCAAGTTGTACAAGGATCACAGAATGAGGATGGGCACAGGGAGCCTAGAATACATATGTGAGGCTTCAATAGAATGGAGTGCTACATCCCTTGCATTTTGTGCAATGAGTGGTATTGTAGGTGGAATTGTTGGAGGCTTACTTGGTTCTGGAGGTGGATTTATTTTGGGGCCTCTTCTCCTTGAGATAGGTGTCATCCCTCAG GTTGCTAGTGCAACAGCAACATTTGTGATGATGTTTTCATCATCTTTGTCTGTTTTTGAGTTCTACATTCTCAAGAGGTTCCCTATGCCTTATG CATTATACCTCATCACAGTGTCTGTTTTGGCTGGCTTCTGGGGACAGTTCTTTGTTAGAAAACTAGTTGCATTTCTTGGGAGGGCATCTGTCATTGTATTCATCCTCTCTGGTGTTATTTTCGCCAGTGCTCTCACCATGG GTATTGTTGGCACTGAGAAGAGTATTGAAATGATACACAACCATGAGTTCATGGGATTCTTGGGATTTTGTAGCACTTAA
- the LOC11434131 gene encoding SRSF protein kinase 1 isoform X1 has translation MGGGHDDTTTESSDFTSEDEGTEDYRRGGYHAVRIGDTFSSGRYVVQSKLGWGHFSTVWLAWDSHHSRYVALKVQKSAQHYTEAALDEITILQQIAEGDTDDKKCVVKLLDHFKHSGPNGQHVCMVFEYLGDNLLTLIKYSDYRGMPINMVKEICFHILVGLDYLHKQLSIIHTDLKPENILLLSTIDPSKDPRKSGAPLILPNSKDKTMLESTAARDTKTSNGDFIKNHKKNIKRKAKQAAHGCAEKEASEGVDGNHETSGAVESSPNASSAREQASSSAGTSRLSDADGMKLKEQGNRRGSRTVRQKLLASADVKCKLVDFGNACWTYKQFTNDIQTRQYRCPEVILGSKYSTSADLWSFACICFELATGDVLFDPHSGDNFDRDEDHLALMMELLGMMPRKIALGGRYSRDFFNRYGDLRHIRRLRFWPLNKVLMEKYDFSEKDASDMSDFLVSILDFVPEKRPTAGQCLLHPWMNAGPRLLEPSVPSSNHNPGAETANSDQKNKDKDEREAMEAGIGNIAINSDSKPLMHSPSKKVFQGSRK, from the exons ATGGGTGGCGGACACGACGACACCACCACCGAAAGCAGCGATTTCACCTCCGAAGACGAAGGCACAGAAGATTACCGACGCGGTGGCTACCACGCCGTTCGAATCGGCGACACTTTCAGCTCCGGTCGTTATGTCGTTCAGAGCAAGCTTGGTTGGGGCCATTTCTCCACTGTTTGGCTCGCTTGGGATTCCCATCATTCT AGATACGTTGCTTTGAAAGTTCAGAAGAGTGCTCAGCATTACACCGAGGCTGCTCTGGATGAGATAACGATTTTGCAACAGATTGCGGAGGGAGACACTGATGATAAAAAATGTGTGGTCAAGCTTTTAGATCATTTCAAGCATTCTGGTCCAAATGGACAGCATGTTTGTATGGTTTTTGAGTACCTAGGGGATAACCTCTTAACTCTTATTAAGTATAGTGATTATCGCGGAATGCCTATCAATATGGTTAAAGAGATATGCTTTCATATTTTGGTTGGATTGGATTACTTACATAAGCAGCTTTCTATCATACATACCGACTTAAAACCCGAAAATATCCTTCTCTTATCAACAATTGACCCGTCTAAGGATCCTAGAAAATCTGGTGCTCCTCTCATTCTTCCTAATAGTAAAGACAAGACTATGCTGGAGTCAACGGCTGCAAGAGACACAAAAACATCAAATGGAGATTTTATTAAGaatcataagaaaaatattaagagaaaaGCCAAGCAAGCAGCTCATGGATGTGCTGAGAAGGAGGCATCTGAAGGAGTTGATGGTAATCATGAAACCTCTGGTGCTGTAGAATCATCTCCGAATGCAAGTTCTGCAAGAGAACAAGCTTCTAGTTCTGCTGGCACTAGTAGGTTATCGGATGCGGATGGAATGAAGTTAAAAGAGCAGGGCAACAGAAGAGGAAGCCGCACAGTGAGACAGAAACTGCTTGCCTCAGCTGATGTCAAGTGCAAGTTAGTTGACTTTGGTAACGCTTGCTGGACATATAAACAGTTTACAAATGATATTCAGACAAGACAGTATCGGTGCCCAGAGGTTATCCTTGGATCAAAATATTCTACATCTGCAGATCTTTGGTCATTTGCTTGCATATGTTTTGAGCTTGCAACTGGAGACGTATTATTTGATCCTCATAGCGGGGACAACTTTGACAGGGACgag GACCACTTAGCATTAATGATGGAACTTCTTGGAATGATGCCGCGTAAG ATCGCACTAGGGGGGCGTTATTCCCGGGATTTCTTCAATAGATATGGCGATTTGAGACATATCCGTCGGTTGCGATTCTGGCCCTTAAATAAAGTGCTTATGGAGAAGTACGATTTTAGTGAGAAAGATGCAAGTGACATGAGTGACTTCTTGGTTTCTATCCTTGACTTTGTTCCTGAGAAAAGACCTACAGCCGGTCAATGCCTGCTACATCCGTGGATGAATGCAGGTCCCCGTCTTTTGGAGCCATCAGTGCCTTCTTCTAATCACAACCCTGGTGCTGAAACTGCTAACTCTGACCAGAAGAACAAGGACAAAGATGAGAGGGAGGCCATGGAGGCTGGAATTGGAAACATTGCTATCAATTCAGATTCTAAACCACTCATGCATTCTCCATCAAAGAAAGTATTCCAAGGAAGCCGCAAGTAG